TTCTAGAATCTGTTGGCGCATTAGGTTTCATCATTTTTGGACTAATCGGATTATTCGTTGGAGGATTTTTCTTATATAATACAGGTACTGATTTATTAAATGTGGTGCCGGCAGGTATTCAAAACGTATTGCACTATCCGGATGTTACTAATGCAGGAATTATTCCATATCTCAATATATTTGTTGGTTTAAAAGTATTTGTAGGATTGTCCGCAATTGTTATTGCATTTGCAGGATTTGATAAAATTAAAGGGGAGAGCGAATGATGTTAAGTTTAGGACCAATTATATTCGGATTAATCTTGGGTTTGATTGTCGGATCTCAAATCAAACTTGATGCTTTTGATATGGAGTTTACTTTGGCGTCATTTGTTATAATAATTATTGCAGGAATTATTGTGGCATGGCAGTCAGGCAATTATCCATTTTACACAGATTTGCCTATTTCAACTGCATTTCTTTCTGCTTTAATAGGAATTTTTGTAGGCAAACTACTATTTGCAAGGAGTAAATAAGGAGTTTTTATAATGTTTTTATCAACTAATGCATGTGAAGGAAAAGAAGAGTGTATTAAAGCATGTCCTACAAAATCTATTAGACTGATTAATGGAATTCCATTTAGTTGTCTTACTTGTGGAATATGTTGTAAAAACTGTCCAAATGGAGCGATATTTCAGAATAGCTATGGAGGGTATGTTGTAGACCGGGCCAAATGTAACGGCTGTGGAATCTGTATGTACAATTGCCCTACAAACAACATTAAAATTGAAGATGGCATTGTATATGGAATTTGTTCACGTTGTGGTGTATGTGCTGAAGCTTATCCGGACTGTCGTGTTGACGGTTTCGAGCTCGAAAAACAAAAACAGCTCACTTTAATAGAATCATTTAAAATATTGAATCCTCCATTAGACAATGTTCCTCATAAAACCGAAAGCGCAACTAAAGAAGTATCGAGGTCTTACTTTGGAACTGACTGTGAAAAATGTATTTTATGCGGAAGATGTGAAGAATACTGTCCGACTGGAGCCATTCATGTTAAAGTAGATTGGGATGATGGGATTTGTAGAGAATGTAGATTATGCAGTGATGTCTGCCCTAACGGGTCAATGAATAAATATCAGATTGTTGCAAAATCATCATGTACACTTTGTCTTAATTGTTTGAAAGCTTGTCCAAATGATGCAATTTCCATTAACGATTCTGAAATTATTGTTAACAAATTAAATCAGAAAACCACAGGTTCAATTGTATCATGTCTGAACTGCGGATTATGTGCAGATTTATGTGAAAATGGATCTCATAAAAATATTGGTGGAAAATTAAGATATGATCCAACAATTGATACTGAAAATGTTACTCACAAAAAAGCTATTGCTTTCTGTCCGGTTAATACTTTAAGTGAAGATAGTGAAATGTATATCTACGATGAGTTCAATGATGAGGAGTTGCCTACATTGGCCGGTTTTTGTGTTTCTTGTGGAAAATGTACTCAGGTTTGTGATGAGGTTCAAGCACGTCAATATATGACTCACACATGGGACGGTAAGGTTTCAAAAGATTGTATTTCCTGCGGAATTTGTGTTGAAGTATGTCAGGAAAATGCAATTACACTTAACAGGGGAAGCATTTCCGTTGATTTGGATGAATGTATTTTATGTGAAAACTGTGCTGTTCACTGTCCTGTTGATGCCATTCCTAAATCTACAATGTATAAAAACAAAATTAAAGATGGATTCAACTTCATTGAACAAAAATTATGTATGCATTGCGGATTATGTTATAACATCTGTTCTTATGATGCAATAGATAGGATTGATGGTAATTATGTTGTTAATGATGAAAATTGCACATATTGCGGCGCATGTAAAAATGCATGTCCTGCAAGGGCATTTTTATTTGAGAGAAATTTTAAAGATTCAATAGAGGGTATTTAAATGAAAAACATGCTTAAAATAGCTTTGGAAGGAGCTTTCACTAACTTTAAAAGAATCTTTTTTGCAGCTGACAGAGTCACCGACATGGATATGAGAAATCAAATTGCAACTCTTTCTGTTAGAGTTGATGAAAGAGTTGATGAAAATGCATGTATCGGATGTTCCGGTTGTGCTAATGTATGTCCGACAGGTGCAATTGAGATGAAACCTTTAACCAATCCAGTTAAACTAACTGATAATTGGACTAAAGATCAAGTACCTGAAATTAATCTGGAAAGATGCGTTGTATGTTATTATTGTCATGATTTTTGTCCGATATTCTCACTTTATGGGCAAAAAGGTGCTGTTCACCCTTCTTGTGTTGGTGATCAGGAAGTCAATGTTTCAGAATTCATTGAACAGCCATTTAAAATATCTGATGAAAAACTTAAATTCATTGCACAGTATTTATCAGACAAAACAGTATTGAAAAACAATGAGGAAGGTGATTAGATGGGACTTAAATCATTTTCAAGAGCAAGAGCAATCCATGTCATGCTGGTTTACACTGGCGGTTGTAATGGATGTGATATTGAAATTGTAAATACTATATTATCGCCTAGATTCGATGCTGAACAGTATAATGTGTTTTTAACTTGGAATCCTCGTGAAGCCGATGTTCTGGTTGTCACAGGTCCAGTTACTCATTTGAATAGAAAACCATTAGAAGCAATTTATGAAGCCATTCCTAATCCTAAATTGGTTGTTGCTGCTGGAAGCTGTGCTTTGATGGGTGGAGTTTATAAGAATTGCAGTGGTGATATTCCTTCTGAAGAAATTGAAGGGCCTGTTGAAAATATCATCCCTGTTGATGCAAAAGTTCCGGGATGTGCTGTAAGGCCGCAAGATGTTTTAGCCGGTGTTGTATCACTTTTACCTAAATTATTAAATGCGGATTGAGGAGGGGATTATATGGATGAAAAAGTACCGAAAAGCAATATTATCGAAACAGAAATTCCAATGGGTACAGTTCACCCTGCTGCATTGGAGCCGTATAGAGTAAGGTTTTTTGTGGAAGATGAAATAATTCAAGAAGCCGAAATAACTATTGGTGTTAATTATAGGGGAATTGAAAGGGTCATGGAAGGCCTTCCAGTTCAAAAAGCTAATTCACTTACTGAAAAAATTTGTGGAATTTGTTCTAATTCACATGTATGGAATTCATGCAGAACAGGTGAAATCGGTTTAGGTATTGAAATTCCCAATAGGGCTAATTACATTCGGGTAATCATGGGAGAACTTGAAAGATTGCATTCGCACTTTTTGTATTTGGCTCATGGTTGTGAAGTATTGGCTCATGAAACATTTTCAATGAGAATATTCTACTTAAGAGAAATCATCATGGAACTGCTTGCAATGATTGGTGGAAACAGGGTTCAGTATGGATGTTCTGTTTTAGGAGGAGTAAGACCCAGATGTGATTTAAATGAAGCTAAATTGCAGAGACTTAAGGATGATATGGATAAAGTAGATGAGGCTCTTGGCGATTTTGCAAATAGATTTACATCAGATTCAATTGTAATGTCCAGGATTGAAGGAACTGGAATTTTACCTCAAAAACAGGCCATTAAATTGGCAGTAACCGGTCCGTCCCTAAGAGCTACCGGTGTTGCAAGAGATTTGAGAACAACAATGTCTGAATATGATGATTTTGATTTTAATATTATTACTCAGCCTGATGGGGATGTAAAATCTAACTTGCTTATGAGAGTATTGGAATCATTTGAATCAATTAAAATCATTAGGCAGGCTATTGCAAATATTCCTGAAGGTAAACTGGTAAATAATGATTGGGATATGGTTGATACTGATTTGGCTGAAAGTTATATTGAAGTTCCGAGAGGAACTCTATATCATTCTTATTCACTGGAAAATGGAAGAATTAGGCACTGTGTTATTAGAACTCCATCAATGTCAAATATTGGTGCGATGCAGTATGCTTGTATTGGAAACCATCTTACAGATGGTCAATTATGTATTGTACAATGTGATCCATGTTTCACATGTACTGACAGAGCAATTGAGGTAATTAGGAGATAGATTATGTTTTCAAATGTCATCACAAATTCGGTCTTTGCAGTTATTCTCACAGTAATTGTTTGTTTTTTAATTTCAACATTACTTCCTGGAATCGAAAGGAAATATATTCATGCTAGAATTCAACAGAGGATTGGACCTCTTGTAATTGCTCCCGGAATCATGGCTCCAATTAAATTCATGTTTAAAGAGAATATTGAAGTTTCATCTCCTGTTCCAAGATTATATAAAATATTGCCAATTTTATGTTTTATTGTGGTTTTATGTATTCTCGTTGCATTAACTCCGCAGGCTTATATGATTCCTGCACTTTCAAGTTTGGTTGCTGTTGTCGGATTCTTAAAAGTAGAAGAAATATGTTATGTGCTAATGGGAGCTTTATCCAAATCTGTCATGTCAGTTAAAATGCCTTTTCCTGACCGTGTAAAAGGGGCAGCTCATAGAAAAGCGCCATTGTCTTTCATTGAAGATATAAGTGCAAAAAGGTCTTTAAGAATGATTACTTATGGGTCTTTCCCATTATACTTAGCACTATTTGCACCTGTAACTGCCGCTGGAAGCATATTCTTAAAAGATATTGTAACATTCCAACAGATACACGGTCCATTTTTATTCACAGTAGCTGGTGGAATTGCGGCTATTGTATTTTTCATCGGTTATATGATTATTTTAAATGAGTATCCATTTTCAATTATTAAAGCTAAATCCGATGTTATTGAAGGGCCGTACATGGAATATGCTGCTAAATACAGGGCAATCGTTTTCATAACACGAGGATTTTTCATGTTTGTACTTGGAGCATTATTTTCAGTACTATTTATTGGAATTCCGCCAAACATATTTTCAGTTGGAATTCTTGTTAATATAATAGTTGCTTTAATATTCGTATTCCTGATGGGAATATTCTCAGCATTCTCTCCGGTATTTACAAACAAACAATTGTTGCCTGTAATTTTGGGAACTTCTTTACTTGGAATATTGGCGATTGTACTGGGGTTATTATAGGGGGAATTATTTATGAAATTTGTTATGAGGCCATATCATATAATAAATCTTGGAGGATACATTGTTGAATGGGATTTCCCTTATAGGGATCTTATCATTATTAATAAAACACCTAATCCAATTAAAATCGAAATACCGGTTTTTTATGAGGAATGGATTCAGGAACATAAAGATTTGGGACTTGATGTTATTCCTGTCAGGAAAGAGGATAATTTCTTAAGCATGTGGAAAAGGGCACACGCAGAATTAGATAAAATAAGGCCAAAAAATGAATGATTATACATTAACTATTAAAGCCGATGAAAAAAAAGGTGTATTGGACGATATAACTGATGTTATTACAGAGTATGGTGCTAATATTAGTTATGTTCATCTTTTTGTTGAAAAAAACAACATGGGTTCCATTAACCTTGAATTGGAACATGTTGAGGATATTGATGAGTTGATTAAAGACTTAAAGAATATTGAGGAAATTAAATCGGTTGAATTGCATGGTTCACAGTTGGATATTTATGGCAAACGTATAATTATCATAGGTGGCGGAGCGCAGGTATCTCAAGTAGCTATGGGTGCAATTACTGAAGCCGATAGGCATAATATACGTGGAGAACGTATCAGTATTGATACCATTCCCTTGGTTGGTGAAAAATCTTTGGCTGAAGCTATTGAGGCTACTTCTAGGCTTCCTCGCGTTAGCGCCCTGGTTCTGGCAGGTTCACTTATGGGCGGTGAAATCACTAAAGCTGTAAAAAAAGTTAAAGAAAATAGTAACTTGATTGTAATTTCACTTAATATGCCTGGTAGTGTTACTGAATATTCTGATTTAATTATCACAGATCCAATTCAGGCGGGTGTTTTGGCTGTAATGTCCATTGCAGATACTGCAGTTTTTGATATTAATCGTTTAGGTGACAATATTCGTTACTAATCTAAATAATGCGATTGCCTTATTTAGAACTTATTTTTTTAAGCATGTATTTTCATATTCGCATCTTTCACATTTTTTCGGATTTTTTTTAACATTTGGAAGTTTTTTATTCTCAGCTATTTCTTTTACTTCCCGAATTATGCTAAATAACGATTTTCTAAGGTTGATGTCCATTACTACGGGCCGTCTATCTCCAATTTTTTGATAATCAATAAATCCCACAAAGATTTCAGTGTCAAACTCTTCCTCAATTAGTATTGCATGGGCTACAAGCTCTATTGCATCCTGACTCCACACGCCTTTTAGGGGAGGATTGGAACTTTTTATACTTATCGGATAATATTTCCCGTCTATAATTTCTATTTTATCGCAAAGACTAATTAAATCAAGTTGGGTGTCTTTAATCAGGTATGAATGAATGCTGTTTGGAAAAAACATTTCAGCAATGTCAAATCCGTCTTTATTTAAAATTTCCATTGCTTTTTTGGATTTGATGCTTAATGTTTTAATATTAAAATAGATTTCATCGTTTATTTCATCGGTTTGTTCTTGAGTAATGTTTAAATTGCTGGTTGGCATTGTTTTTGTTGAATTTTCAATATATTCGTAGATGTTTTGAGATAAAACGTTTTCAATTTCGTCTAAATTCATTGTTTTTTTTATTTTACGCATATTCTTTTGTATCATGTCCTGTATGTCTCTTTTTAAATTTTTAATTTCCATATGTGTGCTGTATTCAATATTTTCATCACCATTTAGATGGGTTTTTAGATATAACTTCATGGGGCAATACATATGCATTTTTATTGAAGATACATTTATCATATTTTAACCTCTTAATTTCAGTATTATTAATTAGAAATTGTTAATATAAATAATTAGAGGTTTTAAATTCTTTAAATTTGATAAAATAATGTAAATATTATTTATCGACTTTATTATTTTGATTTTAGGTTGTTTTTATATATTTGAATTAAAATTTATTTTTCATTATTTTATTAAACGGTGCTTTAATTCTAAGATTGAACAAGTTTCTCAATAGAACTTTAAATGACCTAACAATTTTCAATTGAAAATTTTTTATAGTATTCATGTTTTATGGAAATTATTTATAAATTAAAATTAAATTTTTAGATATTAATTAAAAATTTTTAAATATAATGGATAATATATAATTTACTACCAAGAATTCATTATTGGATATGTGTAAAATTCATTAAGAAATTTATAAAAATACGCTTGATTGTATTCAATAAGGAGATCATAAAAGAAGTTAAGGAAGTGTTATGATGGGAAAACTTGATGGTAAAGTAGCGATTGTCACTGGTTCAACTTCTGGTATGGGTCGTGATTCTGCTAAACTCTTTGCTGCAGAAGGTGCAAAAGTTGTAGTAACTGGAAGAAATGAAGAAAGAGCAAAAGCTGTTGTGGATGATATCAAATCTGAAGGTAATGAAGCAATTTATGTTATTGCTGATATGGGTAATGTTGATGACATCAAAAAGATTTTTGATACGACTATTGAAGAATATGGTACTGTAGATATTTTATTTAACAATGCAGGTATATTAAGTACCACTCCCCTTTTAGAAATGACAAAAGAAGAATGGGATGAAGTATTTGATGTAGATGTGTATGCTGCGTTATATTTAACCCAACTTGTCGCCCCTATAATGAAAGAAAAAGGAAAAGGCAGTATTATTAACACTTGTTCAATAGCATCTTTTGCCGGCCACTTTGGTTTTGTCGGTTATATTAGTTCCAAACACGCTATTGCAGGACTTACAAAATCAATAGCTTTTGAACTGGGTCCTGAAATAAGATGTAATGGTATTGCGCCAGGTGCTATCCACACTGCCATGGTGGACGGTATTGGTGGAGTAGATGCATTGCAAATGATGATTCAGGCGTCTCCGGTTAAACGTGTTGGTCAGGGAGAAGATATTGCTGCTCTTGCATTATTCCTTGCTTCTGATGAGTCCGAATTTGTTGACGGTCAAATCATCAGATGTGATGGTGGATTGGAGTGTTAAATCTTTAGTTTTGTAGTCGGATATTAATTTAATCCACTACCTCTTCTTTTTTTTGATTATAAAGTTAAAATCATGGATTTTTTTTAAAAAAAAGTAAAATAACTAACTGATTGTTAGTTATTTAAATTTATTCTGTGTTATAATACTCTTCGTTAGCTGCAGGCAATTTTGATAGGATAACTGGAACAATAATTACTATTGCGGTTAATAGCAGCATTATTGCCACACTTAAAGTATCTGCAGTTGTAAGAGTTGAATAGACTCCTTGAATCCAAAAGACAAATATGCATATCGGCAAAATGTATTTGATAACTGCTTTCCAGGTTTTGCCTACTTTGATTTTTGAATTTTTGTTTAATGTTTCTATTAAATCGTCAAATTTATAAATCCATCCAAAGATTATGCATTCAAGAAGTATTCCGAATAGTAATGCAAAATTGTTTAGGTATGCATCGAATATTCCTAAAATTGTACTTCCAATTCCAGTTGTAAATATTGTTGAGATTAAAAATCCGATAACACAAACCATTATTGTTGTTTTTTTACGATTAATATCGAATTTTTCTGAAATTGAATAGCTGACTACTTCGAGAAGCGCAATAAGGGAAGTAATTCCTGCAAATAAAATACATATAAAGAATAGTGGTCCTATAATATGTCCTATTCCTCCCATTGTATTGAATACTTGTGGGAAAACTACAAATGCAAGCCCGGTTCCTTCAGTTACAAGTTCATTAAATGGAATTCCACTTGTTAATGCCATAAATCCTAAAATGGAAAATATTCCAATTGAATTAAATACTTCAAAAGCGGAATTTGAAAATGCTACTGTTACTGCACTGTCAACCAAATTTGTTTTATCCGGTAAATAACTTGCGTAGGTCATTGCAATTGCCATGCCTAAGCTGAGAGAAAATATAATCTGTCCAAATGCTGCCAGCCAAACGTTTAAATTAGTTAATGCATTCCAATCCGGTGCAAAAATCTGTGAATATCCAATTGACGCACCAGGTAATGTTAAGGAAAACGCAACAATACCAATTACAATTAAACATAGTAAAGGTAATAAAATCTTATTTACTCTTCCAATTCCGTCATTTAAATCTCTTTTAATAATTAACCATGCTACAACCCAAATAGCAAATACTGATGCAAGCACCATCGGAACGAAATGAAATATTCCTGATAGTGAATCTGTCGCCTGTAAAACATTGGAACTAAAGAATAAATCCGGATTTGCTCCCCATGCTTTTGTAAAACTTAAAATTATATAAATTAAATCCCATCCTACAACACAAACATAATATGTTGCTATTAAAAATACTACTAATACTATAAACCAGGCTACTGGTTCTAATTTTTTACTGATTGTGAATAGTATTCTTGCTATTGATTTTTTAAATTTATATCCGACTGCATATTCTACCAGAACAAAAGATATTCCAAGTAAGAATAGGGAGACGATATAAGGGATCATGAATGACCCTCCACCGTTGGAGTACAGTACATTTGGGAAACGCCAAATATTTCCAAGTCCAACAGCCGAACCAATCATTGCCATCATGAATGCAAAATTACTATTCCATTCTGATTTTTTTGCCTCACTCATTTTATCACATTA
The sequence above is drawn from the Methanobrevibacter sp. genome and encodes:
- a CDS encoding sodium-dependent transporter, whose amino-acid sequence is MSEAKKSEWNSNFAFMMAMIGSAVGLGNIWRFPNVLYSNGGGSFMIPYIVSLFLLGISFVLVEYAVGYKFKKSIARILFTISKKLEPVAWFIVLVVFLIATYYVCVVGWDLIYIILSFTKAWGANPDLFFSSNVLQATDSLSGIFHFVPMVLASVFAIWVVAWLIIKRDLNDGIGRVNKILLPLLCLIVIGIVAFSLTLPGASIGYSQIFAPDWNALTNLNVWLAAFGQIIFSLSLGMAIAMTYASYLPDKTNLVDSAVTVAFSNSAFEVFNSIGIFSILGFMALTSGIPFNELVTEGTGLAFVVFPQVFNTMGGIGHIIGPLFFICILFAGITSLIALLEVVSYSISEKFDINRKKTTIMVCVIGFLISTIFTTGIGSTILGIFDAYLNNFALLFGILLECIIFGWIYKFDDLIETLNKNSKIKVGKTWKAVIKYILPICIFVFWIQGVYSTLTTADTLSVAIMLLLTAIVIIVPVILSKLPAANEEYYNTE
- a CDS encoding respiratory chain complex I subunit 1 family protein is translated as MFSNVITNSVFAVILTVIVCFLISTLLPGIERKYIHARIQQRIGPLVIAPGIMAPIKFMFKENIEVSSPVPRLYKILPILCFIVVLCILVALTPQAYMIPALSSLVAVVGFLKVEEICYVLMGALSKSVMSVKMPFPDRVKGAAHRKAPLSFIEDISAKRSLRMITYGSFPLYLALFAPVTAAGSIFLKDIVTFQQIHGPFLFTVAGGIAAIVFFIGYMIILNEYPFSIIKAKSDVIEGPYMEYAAKYRAIVFITRGFFMFVLGALFSVLFIGIPPNIFSVGILVNIIVALIFVFLMGIFSAFSPVFTNKQLLPVILGTSLLGILAIVLGLL
- a CDS encoding energy-converting hydrogenase B subunit J; translation: MMLSLGPIIFGLILGLIVGSQIKLDAFDMEFTLASFVIIIIAGIIVAWQSGNYPFYTDLPISTAFLSALIGIFVGKLLFARSK
- a CDS encoding 4Fe-4S binding protein, giving the protein MKNMLKIALEGAFTNFKRIFFAADRVTDMDMRNQIATLSVRVDERVDENACIGCSGCANVCPTGAIEMKPLTNPVKLTDNWTKDQVPEINLERCVVCYYCHDFCPIFSLYGQKGAVHPSCVGDQEVNVSEFIEQPFKISDEKLKFIAQYLSDKTVLKNNEEGD
- a CDS encoding MnhB domain-containing protein — encoded protein: MNQGSMILKLVSLPISIILICLGIMTILGGHITPGGGFQGGAMIASGVILSILVYGLGNSPLEFSHAYVEVLESVGALGFIIFGLIGLFVGGFFLYNTGTDLLNVVPAGIQNVLHYPDVTNAGIIPYLNIFVGLKVFVGLSAIVIAFAGFDKIKGESE
- a CDS encoding DUF5612 domain-containing protein, with amino-acid sequence MNDYTLTIKADEKKGVLDDITDVITEYGANISYVHLFVEKNNMGSINLELEHVEDIDELIKDLKNIEEIKSVELHGSQLDIYGKRIIIIGGGAQVSQVAMGAITEADRHNIRGERISIDTIPLVGEKSLAEAIEATSRLPRVSALVLAGSLMGGEITKAVKKVKENSNLIVISLNMPGSVTEYSDLIITDPIQAGVLAVMSIADTAVFDINRLGDNIRY
- a CDS encoding NADH-quinone oxidoreductase subunit B family protein, which translates into the protein MGLKSFSRARAIHVMLVYTGGCNGCDIEIVNTILSPRFDAEQYNVFLTWNPREADVLVVTGPVTHLNRKPLEAIYEAIPNPKLVVAAGSCALMGGVYKNCSGDIPSEEIEGPVENIIPVDAKVPGCAVRPQDVLAGVVSLLPKLLNAD
- a CDS encoding SDR family NAD(P)-dependent oxidoreductase, which gives rise to MGKLDGKVAIVTGSTSGMGRDSAKLFAAEGAKVVVTGRNEERAKAVVDDIKSEGNEAIYVIADMGNVDDIKKIFDTTIEEYGTVDILFNNAGILSTTPLLEMTKEEWDEVFDVDVYAALYLTQLVAPIMKEKGKGSIINTCSIASFAGHFGFVGYISSKHAIAGLTKSIAFELGPEIRCNGIAPGAIHTAMVDGIGGVDALQMMIQASPVKRVGQGEDIAALALFLASDESEFVDGQIIRCDGGLEC
- the ehbP gene encoding energy-converting hydrogenase B subunit EhbP, which gives rise to MKFVMRPYHIINLGGYIVEWDFPYRDLIIINKTPNPIKIEIPVFYEEWIQEHKDLGLDVIPVRKEDNFLSMWKRAHAELDKIRPKNE
- a CDS encoding Dna2/Cas4 domain-containing protein, whose product is MINVSSIKMHMYCPMKLYLKTHLNGDENIEYSTHMEIKNLKRDIQDMIQKNMRKIKKTMNLDEIENVLSQNIYEYIENSTKTMPTSNLNITQEQTDEINDEIYFNIKTLSIKSKKAMEILNKDGFDIAEMFFPNSIHSYLIKDTQLDLISLCDKIEIIDGKYYPISIKSSNPPLKGVWSQDAIELVAHAILIEEEFDTEIFVGFIDYQKIGDRRPVVMDINLRKSLFSIIREVKEIAENKKLPNVKKNPKKCERCEYENTCLKK
- a CDS encoding nickel-dependent hydrogenase large subunit; the protein is MDEKVPKSNIIETEIPMGTVHPAALEPYRVRFFVEDEIIQEAEITIGVNYRGIERVMEGLPVQKANSLTEKICGICSNSHVWNSCRTGEIGLGIEIPNRANYIRVIMGELERLHSHFLYLAHGCEVLAHETFSMRIFYLREIIMELLAMIGGNRVQYGCSVLGGVRPRCDLNEAKLQRLKDDMDKVDEALGDFANRFTSDSIVMSRIEGTGILPQKQAIKLAVTGPSLRATGVARDLRTTMSEYDDFDFNIITQPDGDVKSNLLMRVLESFESIKIIRQAIANIPEGKLVNNDWDMVDTDLAESYIEVPRGTLYHSYSLENGRIRHCVIRTPSMSNIGAMQYACIGNHLTDGQLCIVQCDPCFTCTDRAIEVIRR
- a CDS encoding 4Fe-4S binding protein: MFLSTNACEGKEECIKACPTKSIRLINGIPFSCLTCGICCKNCPNGAIFQNSYGGYVVDRAKCNGCGICMYNCPTNNIKIEDGIVYGICSRCGVCAEAYPDCRVDGFELEKQKQLTLIESFKILNPPLDNVPHKTESATKEVSRSYFGTDCEKCILCGRCEEYCPTGAIHVKVDWDDGICRECRLCSDVCPNGSMNKYQIVAKSSCTLCLNCLKACPNDAISINDSEIIVNKLNQKTTGSIVSCLNCGLCADLCENGSHKNIGGKLRYDPTIDTENVTHKKAIAFCPVNTLSEDSEMYIYDEFNDEELPTLAGFCVSCGKCTQVCDEVQARQYMTHTWDGKVSKDCISCGICVEVCQENAITLNRGSISVDLDECILCENCAVHCPVDAIPKSTMYKNKIKDGFNFIEQKLCMHCGLCYNICSYDAIDRIDGNYVVNDENCTYCGACKNACPARAFLFERNFKDSIEGI